A region from the Pirellulaceae bacterium genome encodes:
- a CDS encoding NHL repeat-containing protein, whose translation MIVSLVIILGGFGSLLPLIGLARSGSFGSNGEAQCESTWGSHGVTQGRFLKPRAMAIDDRDRLYVVDTSARIQVFDRDGNYLRHWRTPEFYNGKPTGLSFNREGLLMVADTHYFRVLFYRPDGTLVEERTLGGEFGNAPGTFGLVTDVVEDSNGNLYVAEYGEYDRIQKFDAEGNFLFQWGGHGSEAGQFIRPQNMAVDENDHIWVVDACNDRIQVFDATGDSAQLIRIWGTQGKEVGQLRYPYDLVLDGRGHIYICEFGNHRVQKFTLDGRPVAVWGQQGRGEGQLFNPWAIVQDARDRIHILDTYNHRAHRIRL comes from the coding sequence GTGATCGTATCGCTGGTTATCATCCTGGGCGGCTTCGGAAGCCTGCTGCCCTTGATCGGTCTAGCGCGAAGCGGATCATTCGGTTCCAATGGAGAAGCCCAATGCGAATCAACCTGGGGCTCGCATGGGGTCACCCAGGGCCGTTTTTTGAAACCGCGGGCGATGGCGATTGACGATCGAGACCGGTTATACGTCGTCGATACGTCAGCTCGCATTCAGGTTTTTGATCGCGATGGCAACTATCTTCGACACTGGAGAACCCCCGAATTCTACAACGGCAAGCCGACAGGCCTCTCCTTCAATCGGGAAGGTCTGCTGATGGTCGCCGATACGCACTATTTCCGCGTTCTCTTCTACCGGCCGGATGGAACACTGGTCGAGGAGCGAACCCTCGGCGGCGAATTTGGAAATGCGCCGGGTACGTTCGGGCTGGTAACCGACGTTGTGGAGGATTCAAACGGGAATTTGTATGTGGCCGAGTATGGGGAATATGACCGAATTCAAAAATTCGACGCTGAGGGCAACTTTCTGTTTCAATGGGGCGGTCATGGTTCGGAAGCCGGACAATTCATTCGCCCCCAAAACATGGCCGTTGATGAAAATGACCACATTTGGGTCGTGGATGCCTGTAACGATCGGATCCAGGTCTTTGACGCAACCGGTGATTCCGCTCAACTGATCCGCATCTGGGGCACGCAGGGCAAAGAAGTCGGTCAGTTGCGATACCCTTACGATCTCGTTTTGGATGGACGAGGACACATTTACATCTGCGAGTTTGGGAACCATCGCGTTCAAAAATTCACGCTCGACGGACGACCGGTGGCCGTTTGGGGTCAGCAAGGTCGAGGCGAAGGGCAACTCTTCAATCCTTGGGCAATCGTTCAAGACGCCCGAGATCGCATTCACATCCTTGATACGTACAACCATCGGGCTCACCGCATCCGTCTTTGA
- a CDS encoding L-threonylcarbamoyladenylate synthase, giving the protein MIDIRSAEDARDVVHRAVQALAEGKVVAFPTETVYGLAASALNETAVQRLIDLKGRQTGHPLALAVKSADDAFDYVPGMNRLGQRLARRCWPGPVTLVLSVDHPDSLLHQLPAEVQQVIAPEGTIGLRVPAHRLILDVLRLMSGPLVLSSANRSGEPDAVTGKDVVDSSLGDRIGLILDDGRCQFAQPSSVVRVDGTELKVLRAGVVTEATLERLASMLILFVCTGNTCRSPMAEILCRKLIAEKLGCSLDQLEDRGVMVMSAGIAAMAGGSPTPEAVQVVGDRGLDLSGHVSQPLSDRLVQQADIILTMTQAHRHAIVGHWPSSASRTSVLGGENEDVADPIGGPRELYKRCADQIEAAIKHRLEEIDLPNG; this is encoded by the coding sequence GTGATTGATATTCGCTCGGCAGAGGATGCCAGAGATGTGGTGCATCGAGCTGTTCAGGCGTTGGCAGAGGGTAAAGTTGTCGCTTTCCCAACGGAAACGGTCTATGGATTGGCTGCCAGCGCTTTGAATGAGACGGCCGTGCAGCGGTTGATCGACCTCAAGGGGCGACAAACCGGGCATCCGTTGGCCTTGGCGGTAAAGAGTGCGGATGACGCCTTCGACTATGTGCCTGGAATGAATAGGTTGGGGCAGCGGCTGGCCCGGCGATGTTGGCCCGGGCCGGTGACTCTGGTTCTATCTGTGGATCATCCAGACAGCCTATTGCACCAATTGCCGGCCGAAGTGCAGCAGGTCATCGCACCTGAGGGGACGATTGGTTTACGGGTACCGGCCCATCGCTTGATTCTTGATGTCTTGAGGTTGATGTCAGGACCATTGGTGCTTTCCAGCGCTAATCGTTCGGGGGAACCGGATGCCGTAACTGGCAAAGATGTGGTGGATTCCTCTCTTGGTGATCGGATCGGACTCATCCTGGATGACGGCCGTTGCCAGTTTGCACAACCATCGTCTGTGGTCCGTGTGGATGGCACCGAATTGAAGGTGCTGCGCGCGGGAGTCGTCACTGAAGCAACTCTGGAGCGGCTAGCGAGCATGTTGATACTGTTTGTTTGCACAGGAAATACTTGTCGTAGTCCGATGGCAGAAATCCTCTGCCGCAAGCTGATAGCTGAAAAGCTGGGTTGCAGCCTTGATCAGCTCGAAGATCGTGGCGTGATGGTCATGTCGGCCGGAATCGCTGCGATGGCTGGTGGAAGCCCCACGCCCGAGGCTGTTCAGGTTGTTGGTGACCGAGGGCTAGATCTTTCTGGCCACGTCAGTCAGCCTCTCAGCGATCGTTTGGTGCAGCAAGCGGACATCATTTTGACGATGACGCAGGCACATCGTCATGCGATTGTCGGCCATTGGCCAAGTTCAGCCTCCCGGACTTCCGTTTTAGGTGGTGAAAATGAGGACGTGGCGGATCCAATCGGCGGTCCTCGGGAACTCTACAAAAGATGTGCTGACCAAATTGAAGCAGCGATCAAGCACCGTCTTGAAGAGATCGATTTGCCAAACGGCTAA